Proteins from a genomic interval of Panthera tigris isolate Pti1 chromosome A2, P.tigris_Pti1_mat1.1, whole genome shotgun sequence:
- the CTXN1 gene encoding cortexin-1: MSATWTLSPEPLPPSTGPPVGAGLDAEQRTVFAFVLCLLVVLVLLMVRCVRILLDPYSRMPASSWTDHKEALERGQFDYALV, encoded by the coding sequence ATGAGCGCGACGTGGACGCTGTCCCCCGAGCCGCTGCCGCCGTCGACGGGGCCCCCGGTGGGCGCGGGCCTGGACGCGGAGCAGCGCACAGTGTTCGCCTTCGTACTCTGCCTGCTCGTGGTGCTGGTGCTGCTGATGGTGCGCTGCGTGCGCATCCTGCTCGACCCCTACAGCCGCATGCCCGCCTCGTCCTGGACCGACCACAAGGAGGCGCTCGAGCGCGGGCAGTTCGACTACGCGCTGGTCTGA